The proteins below are encoded in one region of Paenibacillus sp. YYML68:
- the rpe gene encoding ribulose-phosphate 3-epimerase: protein MLRIAPSILSADFAALGEEVADVERGGADWLHVDVMDGHFVPNMTIGPLVVEALRPRTKLPLDVHLMIENPDRYVAAFAKAGADLISVHAEACVHLHRTVYGIKELGVKSGIVLNPATPLTVLEYAPLEMTDLILVMTVNPGFGGQSFIPAMLGKIRALRDMLDARGLHHIDIEVDGGVNAETAKQVIEAGANVLVAGNAVFGQKDRAAAIAAIRGQER, encoded by the coding sequence ATGCTGCGAATTGCGCCATCGATATTGTCCGCTGATTTTGCCGCGCTAGGCGAGGAGGTCGCTGATGTGGAGCGCGGTGGAGCGGATTGGCTGCACGTCGACGTCATGGACGGCCACTTCGTGCCGAATATGACGATTGGGCCGCTCGTGGTCGAAGCGCTACGTCCGCGGACGAAGCTGCCGCTCGACGTTCATCTGATGATCGAGAATCCGGACCGCTACGTGGCTGCCTTCGCGAAGGCGGGGGCTGACCTCATCTCGGTTCATGCGGAGGCGTGCGTCCATCTGCACCGCACTGTGTACGGCATTAAGGAGCTGGGCGTGAAGTCCGGCATCGTGCTTAATCCGGCTACGCCGCTGACGGTACTGGAATATGCGCCGCTAGAGATGACCGACCTCATTCTCGTTATGACGGTTAACCCAGGCTTCGGCGGTCAGAGCTTCATTCCGGCGATGCTAGGCAAAATCCGCGCGCTGCGCGACATGCTCGACGCCCGCGGCCTGCACCATATCGACATCGAGGTGGATGGCGGCGTTAACGCGGAGACGGCGAAGCAAGTGATCGAGGCGGGAGCGAACGTGCTCGTTGCGGGCAACGCTGTGTTCGGGCAGAAGGATCGCGCCGCTGCGATCGCCGCCATCCGCGGACAGGAGCGTTAG
- a CDS encoding DAK2 domain-containing protein has translation MVFLSKRFIEWNGYDFIRMVEAGALRLKQNVDRVNALNVFPVPDGDTGTNMNLTLTSGVEELRRKPSEHLGKAAEALAKGLLMGARGNSGVILSQLFRGFAKAVTDLPAANAEQVAAAFQNGVDMAYKAVVKPVEGTILTVAKESAKQAVTTAKRQKDIMQVMAELLRAGQDTLNRTPDMLPVLKQVGVVDSGGQGLMLIYEGFKAAMDDEAGLEFETPADMPYIAFGAVQPIDELLEPVQQQRAQGVTVHGGHEPRSAQAHLATEDIEYGYCTEFMVTLNPEKTAALPFNELQFREELSAHGDSLLVVADDDLVKVHIHAEYPGMVMNHAQKYGELSRIKIENMRDQHTHILEMDHSQGYAAAPYAAEAAVEETGGMDQVSGSAAVAPEQELKRYGFVAVSAGEGLTGIFTSLGVDRVLHGGQTMNPSTEDIVKAISEVAARTVFVLPNNSNIIMAAQQAVELVDDKQVIVIPSKSIPQGITAVIAFQEGAEPDENDEQMRQALQQVQAGQVTYAVRDTQMDGIDIKQGDYICIHNSRIVASGPDLTASCQTLIDSLLADGAEILTLYTGAEASDDVTQQLSAYVEEAHPDVEVEVHEGGQPLYYYIISAE, from the coding sequence ATGGTCTTTTTGAGTAAGCGCTTTATCGAATGGAATGGATACGATTTTATCCGGATGGTGGAGGCTGGGGCGCTCCGGCTGAAGCAGAACGTTGACCGGGTGAACGCCTTGAACGTGTTCCCTGTTCCCGATGGGGATACAGGCACTAATATGAATCTAACGCTGACCTCCGGTGTCGAGGAGCTTCGACGCAAGCCGTCCGAGCATCTCGGCAAGGCGGCGGAGGCGCTCGCGAAGGGGCTCCTGATGGGCGCTCGCGGCAACTCGGGCGTCATACTGTCCCAGCTGTTCCGCGGCTTCGCCAAGGCGGTCACGGACCTTCCTGCAGCGAATGCTGAGCAGGTAGCTGCTGCGTTCCAGAACGGCGTCGACATGGCCTACAAGGCGGTCGTGAAGCCGGTGGAGGGCACAATTCTGACCGTGGCGAAGGAGTCGGCCAAGCAGGCCGTGACGACCGCCAAGCGGCAGAAGGACATCATGCAGGTGATGGCGGAACTGCTGCGTGCTGGTCAGGATACACTCAACCGTACACCGGACATGCTGCCGGTGCTCAAGCAGGTCGGCGTCGTTGATTCCGGCGGCCAAGGCTTGATGCTCATCTACGAGGGCTTCAAGGCGGCGATGGACGACGAAGCGGGCCTTGAGTTCGAGACGCCTGCGGATATGCCGTATATCGCCTTCGGCGCGGTACAGCCGATTGACGAGCTGCTGGAGCCTGTGCAACAACAGAGGGCGCAGGGTGTGACCGTCCACGGTGGCCATGAGCCGCGCAGCGCGCAGGCGCATCTGGCTACGGAGGACATTGAATACGGCTACTGTACGGAGTTCATGGTGACGCTCAATCCAGAGAAGACGGCTGCGCTTCCGTTCAATGAGCTGCAGTTCCGCGAGGAGCTGTCGGCGCATGGCGACTCGCTGCTGGTCGTGGCGGATGACGACCTCGTGAAGGTACACATTCATGCGGAATATCCGGGAATGGTCATGAACCATGCGCAGAAGTATGGGGAGCTTAGCCGGATCAAGATTGAGAATATGCGCGACCAACATACCCACATCCTTGAGATGGATCATAGTCAAGGCTACGCAGCTGCACCCTATGCGGCAGAAGCTGCGGTAGAGGAGACTGGCGGTATGGATCAGGTGAGCGGCTCGGCTGCTGTGGCTCCAGAGCAGGAGCTGAAGCGATACGGCTTCGTAGCGGTATCGGCCGGCGAAGGGCTGACTGGCATCTTCACCAGCCTTGGCGTTGACCGTGTGCTGCACGGAGGCCAGACGATGAATCCGAGCACGGAGGACATTGTGAAGGCGATCTCCGAGGTGGCTGCACGTACCGTGTTCGTGCTCCCGAACAACTCGAACATCATTATGGCCGCACAGCAGGCCGTCGAGCTTGTTGATGACAAGCAGGTGATCGTCATTCCGAGCAAGTCGATTCCGCAAGGCATTACAGCTGTCATCGCCTTCCAGGAGGGCGCCGAGCCGGACGAGAATGACGAGCAGATGCGCCAGGCGCTGCAGCAGGTGCAGGCCGGTCAGGTGACGTACGCGGTGCGCGATACGCAGATGGACGGCATCGACATTAAGCAGGGCGATTACATCTGTATTCATAACAGCCGCATCGTCGCTTCAGGACCGGATCTGACCGCTTCATGCCAGACGCTGATCGACAGCCTGCTGGCGGACGGGGCGGAGATCTTGACGCTGTACACCGGAGCGGAGGCGTCGGACGATGTGACGCAGCAGCTGTCCGCGTACGTCGAAGAGGCGCATCCCGATGTGGAAGTGGAAGTGCATGAAGGCGGGCAGCCGCTGTACTATTATATTATTTCGGCTGAATAG
- a CDS encoding DegV family protein — MSQVRIVTDSTSDIPAELREALGIEMVPLKVLFGSESLRDAVDITADTFYDKLAQSPALPTTSQPSPAEFVEVYRRLSEPDGASILSIHLSSAFSGTYQSAQIARTMVEDSADVTLIDTKSASYGFGLLVVAAAEAARQGKSKEEIVQLVEELRQRKQVYFMVDTLEYLQKGGRIGKAAALVGSLLNIKPILSISEEGLVYSVDKVRGTKKALSRIGELLKQDFADTPVHLVFGYTKNKSDVSELQAQLEAAFQVKSVSYTQIGSVVGAHVGPGTIAVFAYPA, encoded by the coding sequence ATGAGCCAAGTTCGTATCGTGACCGACAGCACGTCCGACATTCCGGCGGAGCTGCGGGAGGCGCTAGGCATCGAGATGGTGCCGCTTAAGGTGTTGTTCGGCTCCGAATCGCTGCGCGACGCCGTCGATATTACGGCAGACACGTTCTACGATAAGCTGGCGCAGTCACCTGCACTGCCCACGACGTCGCAGCCGTCCCCGGCTGAATTCGTCGAGGTGTATAGAAGACTGAGCGAGCCGGATGGCGCGTCCATCCTCTCGATTCACCTGTCCTCGGCGTTCAGCGGAACGTACCAATCGGCGCAAATTGCGCGCACGATGGTCGAGGATTCGGCTGACGTGACCCTCATCGACACGAAGTCCGCCTCGTACGGCTTCGGTCTGCTCGTCGTCGCGGCTGCCGAGGCAGCGCGTCAAGGCAAGAGCAAGGAGGAGATCGTCCAGCTCGTGGAGGAGCTGCGCCAGCGCAAGCAGGTGTACTTCATGGTGGACACGCTGGAATATTTGCAGAAGGGCGGCCGCATCGGGAAGGCGGCGGCGCTCGTCGGCTCGTTGCTCAACATTAAGCCGATTCTCTCGATCAGCGAGGAGGGTCTTGTCTATTCCGTCGATAAGGTGCGCGGCACGAAGAAGGCGCTCAGCCGCATCGGCGAGCTGCTGAAGCAAGACTTCGCGGATACGCCAGTCCATCTCGTGTTCGGCTATACGAAGAACAAGAGCGATGTGAGCGAGCTGCAGGCACAGCTGGAAGCGGCCTTCCAGGTGAAGAGCGTCTCGTATACGCAGATCGGCTCTGTTGTCGGCGCTCATGTCGGCCCTGGGACGATCGCGGTATTCGCTTATCCGGCTTAG
- a CDS encoding right-handed parallel beta-helix repeat-containing protein codes for MTTHSTNSDKPRWSRRKLLAAMGTAAVGFALGAERGAGAAQASAASAAGAGLGTGSTAPWFNVKDYGAKGNGFPHEDDAQAIQTAIFAAGRGRFGGTVYIPAGKYTLGSSLVLMSNVRLLGEGAGVTTLKLGRIGIPVVHGNQVKHAAVEALSFEGLGTLSTDSSQLTERGVELKDSEHTHVRGCLFEMIAGGVWLKDCRHVSVTDSTFSTLFTSDNPYHGHGVYMEGGEQLEVRGNRFRKLEKACIYAAAGCSYSTIAGNEAELCNDTLVTVSSPLKRCAYLRIEGNTVRASGLGKGESSCKHGILVRYYCTDSVVAGNAVSRAAAAAIRLEGDAAAETERLAGNVIDGNKLDDSPIGIELVNSDANRVSGNDVRRIGVGIELTTSGEKGGSMTRDNVVTGNTLFRCTEAGIRVATARCADNAVFGNGGAGNGEAIVDKGKGTVRSGF; via the coding sequence ATGACGACGCATTCGACGAATTCGGACAAGCCGCGGTGGTCGCGGCGTAAGCTGCTGGCGGCCATGGGGACGGCTGCGGTCGGCTTCGCGCTTGGGGCAGAACGCGGTGCAGGCGCGGCTCAAGCATCAGCGGCTTCGGCAGCGGGCGCGGGCCTTGGGACAGGTTCGACCGCACCTTGGTTCAATGTGAAGGACTACGGGGCGAAGGGGAACGGCTTCCCACACGAGGATGATGCGCAGGCGATTCAGACGGCGATCTTCGCGGCAGGGCGCGGTCGGTTCGGCGGCACGGTGTACATCCCGGCTGGCAAATATACGCTCGGCAGCAGTCTGGTGCTGATGTCGAACGTACGCTTGCTCGGTGAGGGGGCAGGGGTGACGACGCTCAAGCTGGGGCGCATCGGTATTCCTGTCGTACACGGCAACCAGGTGAAGCATGCGGCGGTCGAGGCGCTCAGCTTCGAGGGGCTCGGCACGCTGTCGACAGACAGCTCACAGCTGACGGAGCGGGGGGTGGAGCTGAAGGACAGCGAGCATACGCATGTGCGCGGCTGTCTGTTCGAGATGATCGCGGGCGGCGTCTGGCTGAAGGATTGCCGGCACGTGTCGGTAACGGACAGCACGTTCTCTACGCTGTTCACGTCGGACAACCCGTACCACGGGCACGGCGTGTATATGGAAGGGGGCGAGCAGCTCGAGGTTCGCGGCAACCGCTTCCGCAAGCTGGAGAAGGCGTGCATCTACGCGGCGGCCGGCTGCTCGTATTCGACGATCGCAGGCAATGAGGCGGAGCTGTGCAACGATACGCTCGTGACGGTGTCGTCGCCGCTGAAGCGGTGCGCGTACTTGCGGATCGAGGGCAATACGGTGCGGGCGTCCGGCCTCGGCAAGGGTGAGTCTAGCTGCAAGCACGGCATTCTGGTGCGCTATTACTGCACAGACAGCGTCGTGGCGGGCAATGCGGTGTCGCGTGCCGCTGCTGCGGCTATTCGGCTGGAGGGCGACGCTGCGGCGGAGACGGAGCGGCTGGCGGGCAACGTGATCGACGGCAACAAGCTGGACGATAGCCCGATCGGCATCGAGCTTGTGAACAGCGATGCGAACCGGGTGAGCGGCAACGACGTGCGTCGGATAGGTGTCGGCATCGAGCTGACGACGTCTGGCGAGAAGGGCGGCTCGATGACGCGCGATAACGTCGTGACGGGCAACACGCTGTTCCGCTGCACGGAGGCGGGCATTCGGGTGGCGACGGCCCGCTGCGCGGACAATGCGGTGTTCGGCAACGGCGGAGCGGGTAACGGTGAGGCTATCGTGGATAAGGGCAAGGGAACGGTGCGGAGCGGGTTCTGA
- the recG gene encoding ATP-dependent DNA helicase RecG, which produces MSIDVYTVPVQQVVGVKGKKLEELHALGVTSVGQLFDYYPFRYEDYTLRDLSEVKDGDRITVEAKVVGIPQLQMYGRTKSRLTCKLVAGDRWFITAVWFNRHYIKDKLIAGSDIIMTGKWDQKRQQLTVTEVELPGQSASQTGTLQPVYSVSGSLTQKWLRQTMKQALLQFGELIPEVLPSELLRKYSLLPRKQAIALLHMPASVADGQRARRRMVYEELFLFQLKMQAYRAVNHKRADGVAHPVDLPAVRAFVRALPFTLTDSQKKVIAEILEDLQKPACMNRLLQGDVGAGKTIVAAVSLFAVVKAGYQGALMVPTEILAEQHKRSLERLFEPYGIQTALLTGSLTDRQRRDVLGSMQLGLVDVVVGTHALIQEDVYFRQLGLVVTDEQHRFGVNQRSILRRKGMNPDVLTMTATPIPRTLAITAFGDLDVSTLRELPKGRKPIKTYAVPHSMLERVLGFIRREVDAGRQAYVICPLIEESEKLDVQNAIDVHAQLQFAFPAYRVGLLHGRMSASEKDEMMREFSEGRVHVLVSTTVIEVGVDVPNSTLMIVYDADRFGLSQLHQLRGRVGRGEHQSYCVLIADPKNEVGKERMKAMTDTNDGFEIARRDLELRGPGDFFGTKQSGVPDFRLADMVTDFEVMEQARDDAAELVRGTDFWTGAVYAPLRSYLQREHVLDNEMLD; this is translated from the coding sequence ATGTCGATCGATGTGTACACCGTTCCGGTGCAGCAGGTCGTCGGCGTGAAGGGGAAGAAGCTCGAGGAGCTGCACGCGCTTGGGGTGACGAGCGTCGGGCAGCTCTTTGACTATTATCCGTTCCGCTACGAGGACTACACGCTCCGGGACTTAAGCGAAGTGAAGGACGGCGACCGCATTACGGTCGAGGCTAAGGTCGTCGGCATTCCGCAGCTGCAGATGTACGGCCGCACGAAGTCTCGTCTGACGTGCAAGCTGGTGGCCGGCGATCGGTGGTTCATTACGGCGGTATGGTTCAACCGGCACTATATTAAGGACAAGCTGATCGCAGGCAGTGACATCATCATGACGGGCAAGTGGGATCAGAAGCGTCAGCAGCTGACGGTGACGGAGGTAGAGCTGCCGGGGCAGAGCGCCTCGCAGACAGGGACGCTGCAGCCCGTCTATTCCGTCTCAGGCTCGCTCACGCAAAAATGGCTTCGCCAAACGATGAAGCAGGCGCTGCTTCAGTTCGGCGAGCTCATCCCCGAGGTGCTGCCGTCTGAGCTGCTGCGCAAGTACAGCCTGCTGCCGCGCAAGCAGGCGATCGCGCTGCTCCATATGCCTGCGAGCGTCGCAGACGGGCAGCGGGCGCGGCGGCGCATGGTATACGAGGAGCTGTTCCTGTTCCAGCTCAAGATGCAGGCGTACCGCGCCGTCAACCATAAGCGGGCGGACGGCGTCGCCCACCCGGTCGATCTGCCGGCGGTGCGGGCGTTCGTCCGCGCCTTGCCGTTCACGCTGACCGATTCGCAGAAGAAGGTCATCGCGGAAATTCTCGAGGACCTGCAGAAGCCCGCGTGCATGAATCGGCTGCTGCAGGGCGACGTCGGCGCAGGGAAGACGATCGTGGCCGCCGTCTCGCTGTTCGCCGTCGTGAAGGCGGGCTACCAGGGGGCGTTGATGGTGCCGACGGAAATTCTCGCCGAGCAGCATAAGCGCTCACTCGAACGGCTGTTCGAGCCATACGGTATTCAGACGGCGCTGCTTACGGGCAGCTTGACCGACCGCCAGCGGCGCGATGTGCTCGGCTCGATGCAGCTTGGGCTCGTCGACGTCGTCGTCGGGACGCACGCCTTGATTCAGGAAGACGTCTACTTCCGTCAGCTCGGGCTCGTCGTGACGGACGAGCAGCACCGGTTCGGCGTCAACCAGCGCAGCATTTTACGGCGCAAGGGGATGAACCCGGACGTGCTGACGATGACGGCGACGCCGATTCCGCGCACGCTCGCCATTACAGCATTCGGCGATCTCGACGTCTCGACGCTGCGGGAGCTGCCGAAGGGGCGCAAGCCGATCAAGACGTACGCAGTACCGCATTCGATGCTGGAGCGGGTGCTCGGCTTCATTCGGCGCGAGGTCGATGCCGGGCGACAGGCGTACGTCATCTGCCCGCTCATTGAGGAGTCGGAGAAGCTCGACGTGCAGAATGCGATCGATGTGCATGCGCAGCTGCAGTTCGCCTTCCCGGCGTACCGCGTCGGGCTGCTGCACGGGCGGATGAGCGCGTCCGAGAAGGATGAGATGATGCGCGAATTCAGCGAAGGCCGCGTCCACGTGCTCGTCTCGACGACGGTAATCGAGGTCGGCGTCGACGTGCCGAACTCGACGCTCATGATCGTGTACGACGCGGACCGGTTCGGCCTGTCGCAGCTGCATCAGCTGCGCGGGCGCGTCGGACGGGGCGAGCACCAGTCGTACTGCGTCCTGATCGCCGATCCGAAGAATGAGGTCGGCAAGGAGCGGATGAAGGCGATGACGGATACGAACGACGGCTTCGAGATCGCTAGGCGGGACCTGGAGCTGCGCGGTCCGGGCGACTTCTTCGGCACGAAGCAGAGCGGCGTGCCTGACTTCCGTCTCGCAGATATGGTGACGGACTTCGAGGTGATGGAGCAGGCGCGCGACGATGCGGCTGAGCTTGTACGAGGCACGGACTTCTGGACGGGAGCCGTCTACGCGCCGCTGCGGAGCTATTTGCAGCGCGAGCATGTGTTGGACAACGAGATGCTGGACTAA
- the rpmB gene encoding 50S ribosomal protein L28: MSRKCFITGKSPRSGNHVSHANNKAKRTWGVNVQKVRILVDGKPQRVWVSARALKSGKVTRV; this comes from the coding sequence ATGTCCCGCAAATGTTTTATTACAGGCAAGAGCCCTCGCTCCGGTAACCATGTATCCCACGCCAACAACAAGGCGAAGCGCACATGGGGAGTGAACGTGCAGAAGGTACGCATCCTCGTGGACGGCAAGCCGCAGCGCGTTTGGGTAAGCGCTCGTGCTTTGAAATCCGGTAAAGTAACTCGCGTGTAA
- a CDS encoding aspartate/glutamate racemase family protein, whose product MSAVEAQAGGAMLPPALDAPFTMEQARVKAAEQLRWIVQTGVDAVLVTCTAYAALLADEQARCPVPVVLLDELLFNSLVRISGPQLLLFTNPGTVEGTLRRLRDYAAARHVSLDQLEVRVIDGVFELILQGRKAQYVAEVAAAVRRLLEAEPGKAVSVAQLSMVDSARLVEDELGVRIGGPLAGLREWLEEFVGEDVHDGERIAEWKG is encoded by the coding sequence ATGAGTGCGGTGGAGGCACAGGCTGGTGGAGCGATGCTGCCGCCTGCCCTGGACGCTCCATTCACGATGGAGCAAGCGAGGGTGAAGGCGGCAGAGCAGCTGCGGTGGATCGTGCAGACAGGCGTGGACGCGGTGCTCGTCACGTGTACGGCGTATGCGGCACTGCTTGCGGACGAGCAGGCGCGGTGTCCGGTGCCTGTCGTGCTGCTGGACGAGCTGTTGTTCAACAGCCTCGTACGTATAAGCGGGCCGCAGCTGCTGCTCTTTACGAATCCCGGCACCGTGGAGGGGACGCTACGCAGGCTGCGCGATTACGCCGCAGCCCGGCACGTGTCGCTCGATCAGCTCGAGGTGCGCGTTATAGACGGCGTGTTCGAGCTGATCCTGCAGGGGCGCAAGGCGCAATACGTCGCCGAGGTGGCCGCTGCTGTGCGCCGCTTACTGGAGGCCGAGCCTGGCAAGGCCGTCTCTGTTGCGCAGCTGTCGATGGTGGACAGCGCCCGGCTCGTCGAGGACGAGCTTGGCGTGCGGATCGGTGGTCCGCTGGCGGGGCTGCGGGAGTGGCTGGAGGAGTTTGTGGGAGAAGACGTGCATGACGGGGAGCGGATTGCGGAATGGAAGGGTTGA
- a CDS encoding TIGR00730 family Rossman fold protein has translation MKRVCVFTGSNPGNHEHYNAAAVQLGEAIAARGCELVYGGASLGLMGSVADAALAAGGRAIGVMPRGLFRREIAHMSLTEFHEVEGMHERKAMMASLSDAFIAMPGGLGTYEELFEAACWSQIGIHAKPIGLLNVRGFYEPLLELLRHTVREGFMRETSLSLFLVESDPARLLERLAAYTPPQGAAVR, from the coding sequence ATGAAGCGAGTATGCGTGTTTACCGGGTCGAATCCGGGCAATCATGAGCACTATAACGCGGCGGCTGTACAGCTAGGCGAGGCGATTGCCGCTCGCGGCTGCGAGCTGGTGTACGGCGGCGCGAGCCTAGGCCTGATGGGCAGCGTCGCGGATGCTGCGCTGGCCGCAGGAGGCCGGGCGATCGGCGTCATGCCGCGCGGGCTGTTCCGCCGCGAGATCGCGCACATGAGCCTCACCGAGTTCCATGAGGTGGAGGGGATGCACGAGCGCAAGGCGATGATGGCGAGCCTGTCCGACGCGTTCATCGCGATGCCGGGCGGCCTCGGCACGTACGAGGAGCTGTTCGAGGCGGCGTGCTGGTCGCAGATCGGCATCCATGCGAAGCCGATCGGCCTGTTGAACGTGCGCGGCTTCTACGAGCCGCTGCTGGAGCTGCTGCGCCATACGGTGCGCGAGGGCTTCATGCGCGAGACGAGTCTGAGCCTGTTCCTCGTCGAGTCCGACCCTGCGCGGCTGCTGGAGCGGCTCGCGGCCTATACGCCGCCGCAGGGGGCGGCTGTGAGGTAG
- a CDS encoding Asp23/Gls24 family envelope stress response protein: protein MAIEMASPYGKIFVTEAVVAAITGSAALDCYGLVGMASRNQLKDGIAELLRKENLSRGIEIHRDENGILAIDLYIVVSYGTKISVVAHNVQTKVKYVLREVAGLQVETVNIFVQGVRIAQ, encoded by the coding sequence ATGGCTATCGAGATGGCTTCACCTTATGGGAAAATTTTTGTAACAGAGGCGGTTGTAGCGGCAATTACCGGTTCGGCGGCATTGGATTGCTACGGCTTGGTCGGCATGGCCTCGCGCAATCAGCTGAAGGACGGGATCGCTGAGCTTCTCCGTAAAGAAAACTTAAGCCGGGGCATTGAGATTCATCGCGATGAGAACGGCATACTGGCCATTGATCTATATATTGTTGTGAGCTATGGCACGAAAATTTCGGTCGTCGCCCACAATGTGCAGACGAAGGTGAAATATGTACTCCGCGAGGTGGCAGGTCTTCAGGTGGAGACGGTCAACATCTTTGTTCAGGGTGTGCGGATTGCACAGTAA
- the spoVM gene encoding stage V sporulation protein SpoVM, whose protein sequence is MKFYTIKLPKFLGGFVKAVLNTFSKN, encoded by the coding sequence ATGAAGTTTTACACAATCAAGCTTCCGAAGTTTCTAGGTGGGTTCGTGAAGGCGGTACTGAATACATTCAGCAAAAACTAA
- a CDS encoding stage VI sporulation protein F, producing the protein MSYSKHGFDPVQVERIKQKMKHSETKERVKMILQGVTKADLQDRTKVRRFVAMLTKALGEKVSDQQAEHLVSFVISQKIDPNNTFHLIKLWTMFR; encoded by the coding sequence ATGAGTTATTCCAAACACGGCTTTGATCCCGTTCAGGTGGAGCGCATCAAGCAGAAGATGAAGCATTCGGAGACGAAGGAACGGGTGAAGATGATTTTGCAGGGCGTGACGAAGGCGGATTTGCAGGACCGGACGAAGGTTCGCCGCTTTGTCGCGATGCTGACGAAGGCGCTCGGGGAGAAGGTCAGCGACCAGCAGGCGGAGCATCTGGTCAGCTTCGTGATCTCGCAGAAGATCGATCCGAACAATACGTTTCATCTGATTAAGCTGTGGACCATGTTTCGCTGA